The Corvus hawaiiensis isolate bCorHaw1 chromosome 2, bCorHaw1.pri.cur, whole genome shotgun sequence genome includes a window with the following:
- the ZBTB21 gene encoding zinc finger and BTB domain-containing protein 21: MEGLLHYINPAHAISLLSTLNEERLKGQLCDVVLIVGDQKFRAHKNVLAASSEYFQTLFTNKENESQSVFQLDFCEPDAFDNVLNYIYSSSLFIEKGSLAAVQELGYSLGISFLTNIVSKSPQAPFPSCPIKKILYQDEDESSSQKRSVIVCQNRIEAQVKSVNQTKHDLSHTPKPSPSVAVKASSRPQVTKPTETLHNLSLTERRWLKEGPVSYTKVHETSGTVEDQSRGALVKRNMALPQMSLAEKEMASGEPGSSAQLLRGKVAEMSLKRPRPPVLSLRGAVESTFLLREAGKGNGQGEDRNLLYYSKLGLVIPSSGSGPENQSIDRSGPLVKSLLRRSLSMDSQVPIYSPSVDLKPAQVSSSLSPGSNDSQKTFNVASQKLSSKESSEKSALDEKPQVIHPHRLRSFSASQSTDREVASPLSEVRIKTEPSSPLSDPAEIIRVTVGDASASANKDFAFKTEDDRKEPSRLPAKRRFQDDQRLPFKKLKADEQPSPGSEENFEEGSSPTHLDADFPDSDVSKDEYSEMEEARPNKKFKCKHCLKIFRSTAGLHRHVNMYHNPEKPYACDICHKRFHTNFKVWTHCQTQHGIVKNPSPASSSHALLDEKFQRKLIDIVREREIKKALIVKLRRGKQSFPGQSASQVQQVIKRNLRSRTKGAYICTYCGKAYRFLSQFKQHIKMHPGEKPIGGNKAPKQKDHIHIENPVENKEVYQCRLCNAKLSSLIEQGNHERLCRNATVCPYCSLRFSSSELKHEHESKCEYKKLTCLECMRTFKSSFSIWRHQVEVHNQNTMAPSENFSLPLMDHNGEITSSSRLPLQSDSNKMNNFVAAKEDGVFSDSSEQINFDSEDSSCLPEDLSVSKQFKIQIKEEPADDIEDEVTETSREPKEVVSKKDPSLWPCEKCGKIFTLRKQLERHQELLCSVKPFICHVCNKAFRTNFRLWSHFQSHMSQAAEESTNKEPEICPPANSPSPPPLPPPPPLPKIQPLEPDSPTGLPESSSTTEKLFVPQESDTLFYHAPPLSAITFKRQYMCKLCHRTFKTAFSLWSHEQTHN, from the coding sequence ATGGAGGGGCTCTTGCATTACATAAATCCAGCACATGCCATTTCCCTCCTAAGCACCCTGAACGAGGAGCGTCTCAAGGGACAGCTGTGTGACGTTGTGCTGATCGTAGGAGACCAGAAATTCCGAGCTCATAAGAACgtgctggctgccagcagtgAATACTTCCAGACTCTGTTCACAAATAAGGAGAATGAGTCTCAGTCAGTGTTTCAGCTCGACTTTTGTGAGCCAGATGCTTTTGATAATGTGTTGAACTACATTTATTCTTCATCCTTGTTCATTGAGAAAGGCAGTCTCGCAGCTGTGCAAGAACTGGGTTACAGTCTTGGAATATCTTTTCTTACAAACATTGTTTCCAAGAGTCCTCaagctccttttccttcttgtcctattaaaaaaatactctatCAAGATGAAGATGAAAGTAGTTCTCAGAAGAGAAGTGTTATTGTCTGTCAGAACAGAATCGAAGCACAAGTGAAAAGCgtaaatcaaacaaaacatgaCTTAAGCCATACTCCTAAACCTTCACCCTCTGTGGCTGTCAAAGCTAGCAGCAGACCACAGGTAACAAAACCAACTGAAACCCTTCACAACTTATCACTGACTGAAAGGAGGTGGCTGAAAGAAGGCCCTGTGAGCTATACAAAGGTTCATGAAACTTCTGGAACTGTGGAGGATCAGAGCAGAGGTGCTTTAGTGAAAAGGAACATGGCGCTGCCTCAGATGTCTttagcagagaaagaaatggcaaGTGGCGAGCCAGGAAGCAGTGCTCAGCTTCTGAGAGGAAAAGTTGCAGAGATGTCATTGAAAAGACCACGTCCACCAGTCTTATCTCTGCGTGGGGCAGTGGAATCCACGTTTTTGTTGCgagaggcaggaaaaggaaatggtcAAGGGGAAGACAGGAATTTGCTCTACTACTCCAAGTTAGGGCTGGTAATCCCATCTAGTGGGTCTGGCCCAGAAAACCAAAGTATCGACAGAAGTGGgccccttgtaaaaagtctcctTCGAAGGTCACTGTCCATGGATAGCCAGGTTCCTATTTACTCACCTTCTGTTGACCTAAAACCTGCACAGGTATCCTCGTCCCTGTCACCAGGAAGTAACGATTCCCAGAAGACATTTAATGTTGCATCCCAAAAGTTATCCTCGAAAGAGTCATCGGAGAAGTCAGCCTTGGATGAAAAGCCACAGGTAATACACCCACATCGCCTTAGGTCTTTCAGTGCCTCTCAGTCAACGGATCGGGAGGTCGCTTCCCCTCTCTCAGAGGTGCGGATAAAAACTGAGCCCAGCAGTCCCCTCTCAGATCCTGCTGAAATCATAAGAGTTACAGTGGGTGATGCTTCAGCATCAGCAAACAAagactttgcttttaaaactgaGGATGACCGTAAGGAACCAAGCAGACTTCCAGCAAAAAGGAGATTCCAGGATGATCAGAGGCTACCATTCAAGAAACTGAAGGCAGATGAGCAGCCTTCTCCTGGTTCAGAAGAGAACTTTGAGGAAGGCTCGAGCCCCACGCACCTCGATGCTGATTTCCCTGATTCTGATGTCAGTAAAGATGAATACAGCGAGATGGAAGAAGCAAGaccaaataaaaaatttaaatgtaaacacTGCCTTAAAATTTTCAGATCAACAGCAGGTCTTCATCGCCATGTTAACATGTATCACAATCCAGAGAAGCCCTATGCTTGTGACATATGCCACAAGAGGTTCCACACCAATTTCAAAGTGTGGACGCACTGCCAGACACAACATGGAATCGTGAAGAATCCCTCACCAGCTTCCAGTTCACATGCCCTTTTGGATGAAAAATTCCAAAGAAAACTGATCGATATagtgagggagagagaaatcAAAAAAGCTCTGATTGTGAAACTAAGACGTGGCAAGCAGAGCTTTCCGGGCCAGTCTGCTTCACAAGTACAACAAGTCATCAAAAGGAATTTGAGGTCGAGAACCAAAGGAGCCTATATTTGTACCTACTGTGGGAAAGCTTATCGTTTCCTCTCCCAGTTCAAACAGCACATAAAAATGCACCCAGGGGAGAAACCCATTGGAGGGAATAAGGCTCCTAAGCAGAAAGATCACATTCATATTGAAAACCCGGTGGAAAACAAGGAGGTTTATCAGTGCCGTCTCTGCAATGCCAAGCTCTCCTCACTTATTGAACAGGGAAACCACGAGCGACTCTGTAGAAATGCCACCGTCTGTCCTTACTGCAGCCTTAGGTTTTCTTCTTCAGAGCTGAAGCACGAGCATGAAAGCAAGTGTGAGTACAAGAAGCTGACTTGCCTTGAGTGTATGCGCACCTTCAAATCATCCTTCAGCATCTGGCGTCATCAGGTTGAAGTTCACAATCAGAACACAATGGCTCCATCAGAGAACTTTTCTTTACCTCTCATGGATCACAATGGAGAAATCACCAGTTCGTCACGGCTGCCTCTGCAGTCGGACTCCAATAAAATGAACAATTTTGTTGCTGCAAAGGAGGACGGTGTGTTCAGTGATTCGTCAGAACAAATCAATTTTGATTCTGAAGACTCTTCATGCCTGCCTGAAGACTTAAGTGTTTCCAAGCAGTTTAAAATCCAGATCAAAGAAGAGCCTGCGGATGATATAGAGGACGAGGTCACCGAAACAAGCAGGGAACCTAAGGAAGTAGTCTCCAAGAAAGATCCCAGTTTGTGGCCCTGTGAAAAGTGTGGGAAGATTTTCACCTTACGCAAACAGCTGGAGCGTCACCAGGAGCTCCTGTGCTCCGTGAAGCCGTTTATTTGCCACGTGTGCAACAAGGCCTTCCGAACGAATTTCCGGCTCTGGAGCCACTTCCAGTCTCACATgtcccaggctgcagaggagtCCACAAATAAGGAGCCCGAGATATGTCCACCAGCCAATTCCCCATCACCCCCACCCTTACCCCCACCCCCGCCACTCCCTAAAATCCAGCCTTTGGAGCCCGACAGCCCCACAGGCTTGCCGGAAAGCTCCAGTACTACTGAGAAGCTGTTCGTGCCGCAGGAGTCGGACACGCTCTTCTACCACGCCCCGCCGCTCTCCGCAATCACCTTCAAGAGACAATACATGTGCAAACTCTGCCACAGGACTTTCAAGACAGCTTTCAGTCTCTGGAGCCATGAACAGACACACAATTAG